From Pseudarthrobacter equi, a single genomic window includes:
- a CDS encoding superoxide dismutase — translation MTEYVLPELKYDYAALEPHISARIMELHHSKHHAAYVAGANNALAQLAEAREKGDFANINRLSKDLAFHTGGHVNHSVFWNNLSPDGGDKPEGELAAAIDDAFGSFDAFRAQFSAAALGLQGSGWGFLAYEPIGGNLVIEQLYDQQGNVALGTTPLLMLDMWEHAFYLDYVNVKADYVKAFWNIVNWADVAKRFDAARSNATGLITLP, via the coding sequence GTGACTGAGTACGTATTGCCCGAACTCAAGTACGACTACGCCGCCCTTGAGCCGCACATCTCTGCGCGCATCATGGAGCTGCACCACAGCAAGCACCACGCAGCTTATGTTGCAGGCGCCAACAACGCGCTGGCCCAGCTGGCAGAGGCACGGGAGAAGGGCGATTTCGCCAACATCAACCGGCTCTCCAAGGACCTCGCTTTCCACACCGGCGGACACGTCAACCACTCGGTCTTCTGGAACAACCTTTCCCCGGACGGCGGCGACAAGCCCGAGGGTGAACTGGCTGCAGCCATCGATGACGCGTTCGGTTCCTTCGACGCCTTCCGCGCCCAGTTCTCCGCAGCCGCCCTCGGCCTGCAGGGTTCGGGCTGGGGCTTCCTGGCCTACGAGCCCATCGGTGGAAACCTGGTCATCGAGCAGCTGTACGACCAGCAGGGCAACGTGGCGCTGGGCACCACGCCGCTGCTCATGCTGGACATGTGGGAGCACGCCTTCTACCTGGACTACGTGAACGTCAAGGCCGACTACGTCAAGGCATTCTGGAACATCGTGAACTGGGCCGACGTCGCCAAGCGCTTTGACGCCGCCCGCAGCAACGCAACCGGGCTCATCACCCTCCCGTAA
- the gap gene encoding type I glyceraldehyde-3-phosphate dehydrogenase has translation MTTRIGINGFGRIGRNYFRAALAQGADLEIVAVNDLTSPEALAHLFKYDSVGGRLKETIEVKDGNIVVNGNVIKVLAERDPANLPWGELGVDIVIESTGFFTKAAAAQKHIDAGAKKVLISAPASDEDITIVMGVNHGLYDNATHHIISNASCTTNCLGPLAKVINDEFGIERGLMTTVHAYTADQNLQDGPHSDLRRARAAAINMVPTSTGAAKAIGLVLPELKGKLDGYAIRVPVPTGSATDLTVTVGRETTVEEVNAALKRASESDELQGFLTYTEEPIVSSDIVGDPASSIFDSGLTKVIGNQVKVVSWYDNEWGYSNRLVDLTELVASKLG, from the coding sequence GTGACGACCCGTATTGGTATCAACGGCTTCGGCCGTATTGGCCGCAACTACTTCCGCGCAGCACTCGCCCAGGGTGCGGACCTCGAAATCGTTGCCGTCAACGACCTCACCAGCCCCGAGGCGCTGGCCCACCTGTTCAAGTACGACTCCGTGGGCGGACGCCTGAAGGAAACCATCGAGGTCAAGGACGGCAACATCGTCGTCAACGGCAACGTCATCAAGGTCCTGGCCGAGCGTGACCCCGCCAACCTGCCGTGGGGCGAGCTGGGCGTGGACATCGTCATCGAGTCCACCGGCTTCTTCACCAAGGCTGCCGCCGCGCAGAAGCACATTGATGCCGGCGCCAAGAAGGTCCTCATCTCCGCCCCGGCGTCCGATGAAGACATCACGATCGTTATGGGCGTGAACCACGGCCTGTACGACAACGCGACGCACCACATCATCTCGAACGCTTCCTGCACCACCAACTGCCTGGGCCCGCTGGCCAAGGTCATCAACGACGAGTTCGGCATCGAACGCGGCCTGATGACCACCGTGCACGCCTACACCGCAGACCAGAACCTGCAGGACGGCCCCCACAGCGACCTCCGCCGTGCCCGTGCCGCAGCCATCAACATGGTCCCCACCTCCACGGGTGCTGCCAAGGCCATCGGCCTGGTTCTCCCGGAGCTCAAGGGCAAGCTGGACGGCTACGCCATCCGCGTCCCCGTCCCCACCGGTTCCGCCACTGACCTCACCGTGACGGTCGGCCGCGAAACCACCGTCGAGGAAGTCAACGCTGCCCTCAAGCGCGCTTCCGAGTCCGACGAACTGCAGGGCTTCCTGACCTACACGGAAGAGCCCATCGTCTCCTCGGACATCGTTGGCGACCCCGCATCCTCGATCTTCGACTCCGGGCTGACCAAGGTCATCGGCAACCAGGTCAAGGTTGTTTCCTGGTATGACAACGAATGGGGCTACTCAAACCGCCTCGTCGACCTCACGGAGCTTGTCGCGTCCAAGCTGGGCTAG
- a CDS encoding phosphoglycerate kinase, giving the protein MTSHTLNELIAEGVRGRYILVRSDLNVPLDGSTVTDDGRIKASLPVLAKLTDAGARVLVTAHLGRPKGAPEDKYSLRPAVNRLAELAGFKVTLAADTVGDSAREAAASLQDGEALVLENVRFDARETSKDDAERGAFADELVALTGGNGAYVDDAFGAVHRKHASVYDVASRLPSYQGDLVHTEVEVLRKLTADTQRPYVVVLGGSKVSDKLAVIDNLLGKADTILVGGGMLFTFLAAAGHKVAASLLEQDQIGVVQDYLKRASDAGTEFVIPTDVVVAEKFAADAAHETVAADAIEGSSFGANGIGLDIGPDSAAAFADRIKGARTVFWNGPMGVFEFEAFSAGTRAIAQALTETEAFTVVGGGDSAAAVRTLGFADDQFGHISTGGGASLEYLEGKELPGLSILDR; this is encoded by the coding sequence ATGACATCCCACACCCTCAACGAACTGATCGCTGAAGGTGTCCGCGGGCGGTACATTCTGGTCCGAAGCGACCTGAATGTGCCGCTCGACGGCTCTACAGTCACTGACGACGGCCGCATCAAGGCCTCCCTCCCAGTGCTGGCAAAGCTCACGGACGCCGGTGCCCGCGTGCTGGTAACAGCCCACCTCGGACGCCCGAAGGGCGCCCCCGAGGATAAGTACTCCCTCCGCCCCGCCGTGAACCGCCTCGCGGAACTGGCGGGCTTCAAGGTCACCCTCGCCGCCGACACCGTCGGTGACTCTGCCAGGGAAGCAGCAGCTTCCCTGCAGGACGGCGAAGCCCTGGTCCTGGAGAACGTCCGCTTCGACGCCCGCGAAACCAGCAAGGACGACGCCGAGCGCGGCGCCTTCGCTGACGAGCTCGTGGCGCTGACCGGCGGGAACGGCGCGTACGTGGATGACGCCTTCGGTGCTGTCCACCGCAAGCACGCAAGCGTCTACGACGTCGCGTCCCGGCTGCCGTCCTACCAGGGCGACCTGGTGCACACCGAGGTGGAGGTCCTGCGCAAGCTCACGGCCGACACCCAGCGTCCCTACGTGGTGGTCCTGGGCGGATCGAAGGTCTCGGACAAGCTCGCCGTGATCGATAACCTGCTCGGCAAGGCAGACACCATCCTGGTGGGCGGCGGCATGCTGTTCACGTTCCTCGCTGCGGCGGGGCACAAGGTGGCCGCCAGCCTGCTCGAACAGGACCAGATCGGCGTTGTCCAGGACTACCTGAAGCGCGCTTCGGATGCCGGCACCGAGTTCGTGATTCCCACGGACGTTGTGGTGGCGGAGAAGTTCGCTGCCGACGCCGCGCACGAAACGGTTGCCGCGGACGCCATCGAGGGCAGCAGCTTCGGTGCCAACGGCATCGGGCTGGACATCGGTCCCGACTCGGCAGCTGCTTTCGCGGACCGGATCAAGGGCGCACGGACGGTGTTCTGGAACGGACCCATGGGAGTCTTCGAATTCGAAGCCTTCTCCGCCGGAACCCGTGCCATCGCCCAGGCCCTGACCGAAACGGAAGCGTTCACCGTGGTGGGCGGCGGCGACTCCGCTGCCGCTGTTCGCACCCTCGGCTTCGCCGACGACCAGTTCGGGCACATTTCCACCGGCGGTGGCGCCAGCCTGGAGTACCTTGAGGGCAAGGAACTCCCGGGCCTGAGCATTCTGGACCGGTAG